From Poecile atricapillus isolate bPoeAtr1 chromosome Z, bPoeAtr1.hap1, whole genome shotgun sequence, one genomic window encodes:
- the LOC131573495 gene encoding tyrosine--tRNA ligase, mitochondrial-like, which produces MAAPALCRRCGGRAGRWGLRRAPLPPPPPRRRAHEQARRARGAAGLLAAQCERGLFQEVFPAQSAEEQLPALLEPGRPPLAAYCGFDPTADSLHVGHLLPVMALLHFQRAGHDVIAVVGGATARLGDPSGRERAREPLPAGRVRAQARALRAGLERLFGNHRELFWEPGAGRLGRAALLDNARWLGREPLLRFLGGAAGRLRMGTLLSRQSCQARLRSAEGMSLAEFLYPALQAYDFLHLHRHHGCRIQLGGHDQMGNIMSGYELVTKMTGTDVFGITVPLITSTTGDKLGKTAGNAVWLNRDKTSPFELYQFFVRQEDNVVEKYLKLFTFLPLEEIAHIMEMHAKEPEKWGPQKRLAAEVTKLVHGREGLESAKRCTKALYYSSVEALEEMSDQELQELFRQTASAELMLEPGMTVLDLCRKANAIPDGPSGYRKITDGGVSINGNRVTNPETVLILGQHILKNGVSLLRVGKKNYYIIKWLQL; this is translated from the exons CGGCGCTgcgggggccgggcggggcgctGGGGCCTGCGccgggccccgctcccgccgccgccgccccgccgccgggcCCACGAGCAGGCGAggcgggcgcggggcgcggcggggctgCTGGCGGCGCAGTGCGAGCGCGGGCTGTTCCAGGAGGTGTTCCCGGCGCAAAGCGCGGAGGAGCAGCTGCCGGCGCTGCTGGAGCCGGGCCGCCCGCCGCTGGCCGCCTACTGCGGGTTCGACCCCACGGCGGACTCGCTGCACGTGGGGCACCTGCTGCCCGTCATGGCGCTGCTGCACTTCCAGCGCGCGGGCCACGACGTCATCGCCGTGGTGGGCGGGGCCACGGCGCGGCTCGGGGACCCCAGCGGGCGGGAGCGCGCGCGGGAGCCGCTGCCGGCGGGGCGGGTGCGCGCGCAGGCGCGGGCGCTGCGCGCGGGGCTGGAGCGGCTGTTCGGGAACCACCGGGAGCTGTTCTGGGagcccggggccgggcggctCGGCCGCGCCGCGCTGCTGGACAACGCCCGCTGGCtcggccgggagccgctgctCCGCTTCCTCGGCGGCGCGGCCGGGCGCCTCCGCATGGGCACGCTGCTGAGCCGGCAGAGCTGCCAGGCGCGGCTGCGCAGCGCCGAGGGCATGAGCCTGGCCGAATTCCTGTACCCTGCGCTGCAGGCCTACGACTTCCTGCACCTCCACCGGCACCACGGCTGCCGCATCCAGCTGGGGGGCCACGACCAGATGGGAAACATCATGTCCGGATACGAGCTCGTCACCAA GATGACAGGAACAGATGTGTTTGGAATTACTGTACCTCTTATTACGAGTACTACTGGCGATAAACTGGGAAAGACTGCTGGAAATGCAGTTTGGCTGAACAGGGATAAGACCTCTCCATTTGAGCTGTATCAGTTTTTTGTCAGACAGGAAGATAATGTAGTTGAAAA ATACCTGAAACTATTCACCTTCCTTCCTCTTGAGGAGATTGCCCACATCATGGAAATGCATGCTAAAGAACCTGAGAAATGGGGCCCTCAGAAACGACTGGCTGCAGAAGTAACTAAGCTTGTCCATGGTAGAGAGGGGCTGGAATCTGCTAAGAG GTGCACTAAGGCCCTTTATTACAGCAGTGTGGAGGCACTGGAAGAAATGTCTGACCAAGAGTTACAGGAACTTTTCAGACAAACTGCTTCTGCTGAATTGATGCTTGAACCTGGGATGACTGTTCTTGACTTGTGCCGCAAAGCAAATGCCATTCCAGATGGACCTAGTGG gtaCAGAAAAATTACAGATGGAGGAGTTTCAATAAATGGGAATCGTGTAACGAATCCTGAGACTGTTCTTATTCTGGGACAGCATATTCTGAAGAATGGAGTATCATTACTTAGggttggaaagaaaaattattacattATAAAATGGCTGCAGTTGTGA